The sequence below is a genomic window from Tachyglossus aculeatus isolate mTacAcu1 chromosome X1, mTacAcu1.pri, whole genome shotgun sequence.
CCTGGAGACGGAGGAAGAGTTAAAACTGAGCCCTGGGTATTTGGTAGGTAGGGAAAGCGGCTCCTATCCTAGGGCCTCGCTTCCCGGTCCCGAGTTCCCCTGTTTGTGCTCACTGGTCCGTGGAGAGATGGAGTGCAAACAGTTACTCAACCATATCTCCGCAAACCAATAAAGAAGAAAGCAATTATAATGGTAAGAAAAGAGACCGTCGAGAGTGCCCAGCTTTAGATGGATGAGGCTCTGCGAAACCCAAAATGCGGCTCAGCGTGCATGCGAAACGACCTCTGGTCGCCGATTTCTTTGAATTCGTTAAAAACCAAGCGCATTAGTCTTTTTTTCCCTGACTCTGCCTTTCTCCCAGAGTTCCTCCTTCTGGACCCTGCCTGGAGACGTCCTGATTTCTCCCACCGGAAATATGAAAGTAATCAAAATCAGCCGTTTCACCCGAGGCCGGCCCCCCGCGCCGTCCCAGGATCTCAGCTGGGCGTTTGCAGATAGAGTGGCTCCAGCGGGGGCTTTGATTGGAAGAGCGGCCAATGTTCTTGGGAAACCTAAGAAACGGCCCTAAGGAAGCCAGCTAAggccagactttttttttttgataacatttattaagcgcttactatgtgcaaagcactgttctaagcgctgaggaggttactaggtgatcaggttgacccccggggggctcacagtctcaatccccattttatagacgagggaactgaggcccagagaagtgaagtgaccttccccaagtcacacagcttagaagcagcatggctcactggaaagaacccgggctttggagtcagagttcatgggttcaaatcccggctctgccaattgtcagctgggtgactttgaacaagtcacttcacttctctgggcctcagttacctcttctgtaaaatagggatgaagactgtgagccccccgtgggacaacctgatcgccttgtaacctccccagcgcttagaacagtgccttgcacatagtaagcgcttaataaatgccatcagtattattaagtggcggagctgggatttgtacccatgacctctggctcccaagcccgtattgtactctcccaagcgcttagtacaatgctctgcacgcagtaagcgatcaataaatatgattgattgaatgaatgaattactctagtttgcttgtacatatttattctatttattttgttaatagggttttttttggttgtctgtctcccccttctagactgtgagcccgctgttgggtagggactgtctttatatgttgccgacttgtacttcccaagcgcttagtacagtgctctgcacacagtaagcgctccataaataccattgaatgaatgaatgaatgaataaatacgacctaAGGAGTGAATTCTTTGGGACTGAAGCATCACCGGTTCCAGTCTGCCCCGCCTTCACCAGGGGGAAGGCCGCCAGCCGACACACAGCAGGTTTGGGCCGCGAAGCTCAGCGGATAACACGATCGGGATCGCCGACAGAGCCCCCGGCCTGGGTTGTTGGCCCCAGTTAGGTCGTTTCCACACCTCACAGCGTTCCCCGCTCGGATACGGAATTCCGTTTTTCACAAATGGCTGGCACCTCTGCGTTTTCCCTGTCAGCCTCCACACCCCACCCGGGGCTGTAAGAGGCCAGCGCCTGCCCCTTCCCAACCCTCCCGAAACAGGGTCACAACCCACTGCGTGCCACAAACCTAGCTAAGAGAGACAACCTCAGTCACCGGCCCTGACTCCTGTGAAATAGAAAGAGCAAAAGAATCCCCCCAGATTTCTAAATCTGGCAGATGCGGCCTCTTCTGAAGGACCCTGACTCCccgtctgatcaatcaatcaatcaatcgtatttattgagcgcttactgtgtgcagagcaccgtacaaagcgcttgggaagtacaagttggcaacatctagagacggtccctacccaacagtgggctcacagtctagaaggggaagacagacaacaaaacaaaacatattgacaaaataaaataaatagaatagagatgtacaagtaaaataaatagagtaataaatctgtacaaacatatatatatatatatatatatatatatatatacaggtgctgtggggaagggaaggaggtaaggcgggggggatggagagggggaggagggggagaggaaggagggtgatgcCATCGAGCAGtggcgtggccgagtggaaagagcatgggcctgggagtactgatctcggctctgccacttgcctgctgtgtgaccttgggtgagtcatttcagttctttgggcttcagtctcctcaactgttggggattcaaaaccttttcTCCCCCCTACACAAAcgatgtgccctatgtgggacagggaccgtgtctgacctgatgatccaggctctaccccagcactttgaacggcgtgagcccgttgttgggtaaggaccgtctctatatgctgccaacttgtacttcccaagcgcttaggacagtgctctgcacacagtaagtgctcaataaatacgactgaatgaatgaaatgaatgtttgatacatagtgagtgtttagcaaatacaaaaaaatcaaacaaacaaCACTGAGGGTAGAGATGGTAGTAAATACCTGAGCCATTCAGAGCCCCCAGTTAAAAGCAGGCGTGGCAATGTGTATATAAAGcaaagactgtaggctccttaggggcagggaacctgtctgctaactctgttcattcattcataaaattgtatttattgagcacttactgtgtgcagagcactgtactaagcgcttgggaggtacaagttggcaaaatatagagacggtccctacccagcaatgggctcacagtctagaagggggactgtactctcccaagcgcttagtacagtggtctgcgtgtagtaagcgctcaataaataccactgattgattgattaccagttcCGTTTACCGGTTCGCTTTGGGAGACCTGCTACTTCTATTTCATAAAGACCCCAGGCCCCCAGATTCCTGGGTCTTCACCCAGTCGTAAAGAAGAAACCTCCACCGAGACCCTATTAAAAAAGAGGGTCAGTGTCATCACCGAGTTTCTTTCCTTCTCCGCCCCCAGATGAAGCGATAAGATGCCTGACATTATGGTTTAACGGGTTTGGCTGTTCTCAAGTATCTGTTACCTTCGTGAGCGGAATCTCTGCTGAAAATTGAGGGTAATTAAATCGGCAGTGCGTTTCCCGGCTACCGTTGGCCCTGCGAGTCTTCTCGGGAAACGTGTCAGAGCCAAAGGGGCAGATTGGCAAAGCCCGGGAAGGTGTATTTCAGATTTGGGGGAGAAAGGGGCAATTTTGATAGTCTGCACTGCCCCCTAGTCAAGACCACACCGTGCACCGGAGCACCGGTTGACGTTTAAAAGGTTGGCTCTTCTGCCTAATCTGGGGCACCGGTTTATCGGCAGAAAGTTCAGTCAACACCCAAGGCCACTAGCGAAACGCCTCCCCGCTGCTCGGTTCCGCTGAAACCAACTCCACGGAGAAACGGCCGAGTCCCGGACGGCACGTTTACCTCGGCGATCGACAGCGTCCTAGCCGAGACATTCGAACGGGTCACGTACGGTCGCACGGGTTACCTGAGCGGCGGTCATGAGCCCGCTATCGCGTGAGGTCATAGGTCAGTCGGCGATCGCACTGAACGATTAAGGAAAAGTTACCCCTCGAGACACATCGTGGCCCCGGACACGATCCTGGCCGCATCCAGGGCCGGCCACTCGAAGGGGAACTTCACCGCGGACAACGCCTTCGAGCTCCCCAGCGACTTTACATACCACAGACACGCTTCGGGAAGACTCCGGCCGCGAGGATTCGGAAAAGCCTCCGGTACTTACGGTAGAAGACGTATTCGGTGTAGCTGGACCAGACCTTGTCGTCGGTATACTGACTGACCAGAGAGGCCGTGACCGAGGAATTACAGGCCACCATGTGGAATCCGCACTCAGACAACATATCGAAAGCCCTTTCCAGGTGCTTGAACTTGAGATAGAACCTGGAGGTGTACCTCTCCGGAGCTCGGTCCGGATCTCTGCTCTCATTTAACGTTTCTCCGAAGACCTCTTTCGCCAGGGCGATCCTCCCGCAGACCAAAATCCTGGGGACCCTGCGGAACTTGGCGTCGGTCTGACTCTCTCGGCCCACGAGGCACGACCCCCGGTAGCCGACGGTGATGAAGCCCCACTTGCGGTCCGCGGGGAGCAGGGACGACGGGGCGCAGATTCGGGTGTCGCTGCCCTGGGAGCCCTCCTCGAAATCGCTGTGGCAGTAGTCATCCGGGCTCTGCCTGACCTCCTCCGGAGTCAAGAGTCGGACTAGATCCGGCAGCTGGAAatactctgcctccctcttcagcCTCCCCCGCTCGGGGAAGTGGTCGGGCAGGACAACTTGCTTGTCCCTGAGATAGTCCAGGATGTAACGGAACAGGAACCCGTCACGGTCGATGAAGAACCTTCCCTTGCAGTCCTTGGCTAGGTCGTTGGCCAGGtccctcttgggagagaacattttccagaggaaggagtgggggatGCCGGTCAACGTGGAATGTCGGGTGAAGTAAACCTGGCCCCCTACGTTCAGTTCCACGACATCGGGGAAGGAGCTGGGCAGGATCCCCAGATCCCTGGGTGGGAGAGAAGTCCGGCAGTTGCCACTCAAAGCCATCGTCCCTTAAAAAAAAGAGGCGCAATCCCAGCGGATCTCGGTCCGATCTCTCGCATCGGCTGTTAGCACGGAAATAAAGACCCCTCGGCTCCGAGGGgaacttccccctccttctccagtcAGGGTTCCCGAAAATGAAAAATTTCTAAAAAGCAGGATGGTCCCCAGAAGCACGGATCGCCGATCGCGCAAAAGTGGCTCAAACCCTGCCCGGCGGGGTCCGATTACTTCAGGAAATGTAATCAACTCATCTACATCGTATCTTCCATCCAGCCCAGACTGCAAGGTCAAGCCAAGACTACAATTATTCACAGGTCTGTctgaagaaaaaggagagagaaattatTTCCTCAAACCCAGCCcggcagaagagagagagggacagagagaggtagaggaagagacGGACGGAGATACAGAAAGactgacagtgagagagagagagagagagagagagagagagaagggtacAGATTACTTCAGATAAGCACTGGCAGCACAAATTTCAACCATGCCGTGGCAGAAATAACAGTATCTCACACAGTATTTTGTTTCTGCCTGTTCGCTTTTCCCCGGAGATGATGAATGGAAGCATACATATTTATAACCGTGGAGCCTGGTTATTCAACTTTAAAAAGAAGGGGATTTTTTAACTCCCCCCCtaccaaacacaaacacacacactggaTTTGAGAGGCTGCATGCTTCGAGCCTTACCTCGGTGACAGTTTAAGCCCCGGGTCTTGTGAGAGAAAATCCATTTGACCAGCCATCAGGATACATGGCCCCACGGAGTCTGCTTCTTGGCAAATCCCAGCCAGGAGAAGAACAGAAATCGCTATGAAAAGTGCCAGAAGTTGTCTTCTTAGAAAAACCCACTCCGGGTCGCAAGTCAAAGCATGTCCCAGAAAGTTAACGGTGGAGGGGAATGAGAAAAAGCGAAAAAAAATACAATGTTGAACGAAGCCCCCTTACGCCCTCCCCCACCGTACGCATCCATACACACACGGATACACGCacaaaaaagataaaaaaaatgaAGATCCTTCAGAACACGGGAGAGTTGCAGACTTAAAAAATTGGCAGAGACGCCCCAGTGGATGGACGAGCGCCGATGGGATCCCGGCGTGTCATCCTACCTGCCGGCAAGGGCAGCCAGGTTGCCATGATTCTGGAGAGGCGACGTGAGGGTCGGGCTGCAGTAACTGTCACCCTGCCCGGCGAAGCCGGGGTACCGGACTGGCTCGGCTGTTCGGACTGCTTCCGTGGCTCTGGCTGTTGGCTGATCGCTGATCTGGGTGGTGCCACGGATCCCAGTGCAGTTcagatgctgttgtttcagcAGTGCAGGGAAGAAACCATCCAGGGAAATGAGTATTACATCATCTTAAAGGAATATGGCTTTGAGAAACCGGAGGCACCTCTCCGGTTCGATCGACGACTTGGTGACAGGTTgcgggggctgagagggaggatgcTGGGATCCCGGATTAAGCGACAGCAGCCGCCCACCGAAGCCCTCGTGGACTCCAGGAGCACCGGAGCCCCACCGTCGGAACTTCCATTTAATCCCGGCAGCGAGCAGATGGATTCCCAGAGAAATTCCACTTTTGTCTTCTCTTTCCTTTGCTTTTGGAAAGACCCCCGAGGGGGAGATTAGCCCAAGGGGCTGCCCACTTGAACCCCGCTGCAGGTAAATGTTTATCGCTTGGCGAATTTCTCCTGAAGGGCACGGACGGATGCCGGCAGCGAGTCTGGCGGGGCTTTTAAGCAGCCTCACGACCCCACCGAAGCGTCTACACGTCACGCAGAAAGCCCTGAGCGGCCCTCTCCGAAAACCGGCTGACAAACCGGTGGGGCTCCCAGCGGATGGAttcctcaccctcccttccccaaatcATAACGAGGGGATCATTGATTATCACCATCAGCACTTGATGGACAGAGATGACACGGACATCCTGGAAAACAAACCTCGGATGGTTCAGACGGATGACCAGTGAGGACCTGGAAACCCCAAAAGAGCCACAGTCCTACTGGGAAAACCATCATTTTGCCTTTTTTTCTGGAAACCTGCCCCTATTATTAAAACTGGCTATCCCCATCTCAAGCGAGGGGCCCCTTGGAAACCTCTGTCTCAGGGCTCCCCGCCTTGGCTTTGGAGATGGCCTTTCTTCTAGGACACTGCTTTTCTGACCTCTGGAGTCCTGGTTTAAGTGCCTCATTAGAGTTTTAGGAAACCTCTATCAGGGCAACATAATACACATAACAAACTCCATCTCCGATAGCTTGCCAGTCAATAATGGTCCatcttgagtgcttacagtaaatcatatccatttccttcctgcaaAGTTAATGTGTTTTATTGCTCACGCGCCTGAAAAGAATACCTGATTCTGGTATGAATAATAAATGTAAGTGGAACATTGTTTCAGACCCTTGTTATTAAAATAGGGGCGGGAGAGTTCCCATTGAGGAGAGACATCAAAACTCTCATCGGCCAATCACCTGAGCGTGGAATAAAAGGGGAGCAGTTTGGgctttttctgtttattttgttttattttctgtttttggAGAGAGGGGACTCTAACCCAAATACTTCCTTTAAAAGACAAACGCAGCATCAATTgaccatatttatcgagcacttactgcgtgcagagcgctgtactaagcgcttgggagagtccggtacaatagagttgatagaccctgcccacgacgagcttacagtccaatggggaagacggacattactataaataaataaatgacacatatgtacaaaagttcattcattcattcaatcgtatttattgagcacatactgtgtgcagggcactgaactgagcgcttggaaagtgtgcTGTCGGGCTcagagaagggtgaataaagggtgctagagtcagactgtgagctcacctttgggcaagtcacttaacttctctgtgcctctctgtgcctcagtcatctcatctgtaaaatggggattaagactgtgagccccccgagggacaacctgatcacctccccaacgcttagaacagtgctttgcacatagtaagcgcttcataaatccattattattattattattattattattattattattattattgtcactcttgattgctaaattgtacttccccaagcactgagtacagtgctctgcacacagtaagcgctcaataaatacagtcgaatgaaaCAGCCTTTCTAGGTTAATAATCTTTCCTACTGGTAACAGAGGAGTTTCTCCAACTCCCAACTAGGTACTGACATTTAACTCGGTTTGTTCAGCCGACAGATGAACCCGTTGtgatctcaatccctgttttcttaAATCTGTGGCCTTCCAGGGTTCATCCGGACTCGGGCTATTTAACACACTTACACTGCCATCCAATGGTCGAACTCGGTTTTTACTCGATTCGGTGGTAGAGACGGTTGCTGATTTTTCTTTCACTGACCTCAATTTCCAAGTTTCCAACCAACATttcatcccaccccaccctgcactcatatttcccccaccccacttctacCCGGACGCCAATGACCTCCCTCCTGTCAACCGCTTCTATCGCTCAATCAGGGGTACTTACTGAGCCCCtatgttcgttcattcgttcaatcgtatttattgagcgcttactgtgtgcagagcactggactaagcgcttgggaagtgaaagttggcaacctacagagacggtccctacccaacaacgggctcacagtctagagacaacaaaacaaaacatgaagacaggtgtcaaaatcatcagaacaaatagaattaaagctctatgcacatcgttaacaaaatgaatagtaaatatgtacaagtaaaataaatagaataataaatctgtacaaatatacatacaggtgctatggggaagaggggctggggaggaggagaggaaaaagggggctcagtctgggaaggcctcctggaggaggtgagctctcagtagggctttaaagggaggatgtgcagagaggatgtactatgtgcagagcaatgtacgaaccatgtgggagagtaccatacaacagaattaacagacgtgCTTCCTTCTCATAAAGaaattacagtctataggggtagacagacattaatataaataattgactTATCATAGATCAtttaaacataagtgctgtggggtagggaatggGGCAAATttcaaataacaatgataataatgatgatggtatttgtaaggcactgactatgtgccaagcactgttctaaccactggggtagacacaaagtaatcaggttgtcccacgtggcgttcacagtcttcatccacattttacagatgaggcaactgaggcacagaggagttaagtggcttgtccaaggccacacagcagacaaggagtcgggactagaacccacgtcctctgcctcccaagcctgggctctttccatcaagccacgctgcttctcggcattgTCTATCACataactcgttgtaggcagggaacatgtctagcaactgtgAGGTACcgtatcttttccagcactttattcagtgctctgcacaccataagcactcaataaatatcactgttgactgattgatccaagtCACAGGGCTCTCTGCCCTAGGAAGGGctgtctctagtacagtgctctgcacacagtaagcgctcaataaatacgattgatgatgatcggaaAGTGTGAACCTGATCCTTTCTCCAAAGTCCTTCTTTCCCAGGAGTTAATTCCTGATTCTACTGGCTTTTAAGTGAATTgtcgggggagaggaatgggacaTATGTTTTTCTTTATGATTTTCTTTACCTAGGTGGGGTAGTTCCACGATAATAAGATCAGATGCAGCTTCAGTTGCACATGAGGCTTacgatctaagagggaaggagactgggtatcttatccccattttacagatgagaaaacaggtctAGCGAGGTAACGTGATCAAAGTCGTGTTGCCTGGCGGTGacagagcggggactagaaccctaGTCTCCTTTcacccagcctcccctcccctacggtggggaggaagagcagggagcgATCTAAACAGCTgtttactgaataataatgatgataataattgtggtatctgttaagcgttttctgtgtgtcaagcactgcactaagcactggggtagatataagataatcgggtcccacacgggactcacagtctaggtaggagtgagaacaggtatttaatccccattttgcagatgagggaacggagggacagagaagttaagtgacttgcccaaggtcacacagcaaacaaatggcagagtcggcattagaactcaggtcctctgatttcagaggcccatgctctttcctggaggctatgctgcttcttacgcTACTGGTGAGCAGAACATAAGAGTTCTGTGGACTTCATTCACCCTCTGATGCTTCCCTAGCCTGAGACTGTATTCTCATTGTGAAACGGCGTGGCCAAGTcctgggagttacaggacctgggttctaatcctggctctgccacttgagggctgtgggcacttaatttctctgtacttcaggtgcctcatctgtaaaatggggattaagactgtgagccccatgtgggacagtgactgtgtccaacctaataaccttgcatcctccccggggctttacacatggtaagtgcttaacaaataccatcgttattgtttttattattattattagagtttagGGGAAGAAGGACATTAAAATGGAAGAAATAGAGCTGGAGTGAGcagcaaagtgcttaagagatacataACCAAGTGTGTTagcgatgcggaggggagggtgcctaggggaaatgagggctctgtTGGGGAagttgaggagatgtgattttaggagggctttgaaggtggagagagcgatgaactctccatcatcatcatcatcatcatcaatcgtatttattgagcgcttactatgtgcagagcactgtactaagcacttgggaagtacaaattggcaacatatagagacagtccctacccaacagtgggctcacagtctaaaagggggagacagagaacagaaccaaacattctaacaaaatagtACTGAAGCAGTAGTTGGGAGGATTTGACCAGGGAGAAGAAAACAAATCAGGGagtgccttttggaggagataggaaGAGCCGGTTggtttgaagtgggaggaagatcCGGGAAAGAGGCAAGGTGTGAGCAGGAGAGTGGAAAATGAGACCCGGTGATCGGTTGTTAGCTGGGGAAGaatggcttagtgcaaagctGGGGcctagtaggagaagagagtggatcagtAGAATGGAAAGAGCTGATGTACATTAAAGCCATCAGTCAATAGGTAATGTCTGATGCACAGAGGGGGATGGATTTCCACATTCTAGGAAAACGATCTGGACAGAAGATGAAACACTAGTCAAGCCAGGAACTGAAGGGTCCCTAGACCTAGGTGGTGGCTGTTTAGCGGAAAAGGGAGGGGCGGATCTGGGAAAAGTAGCAGAGGAAATGGATTTAAAGTCAGTGAGGAAGCAAGGATAATTGCAAGGTTGCAGACTTGCTGGGGATTCCTCTTTAGCAGACAAGCCCCCATCCTTGAcatgaagaaaatttctcctgAAGGAGGAGGTCAAGCCAGCCAACAGCTAACCAACCTGTATTTAGATGTAGCCATGTAGCCATCTCGGAGCAAACTAGGAGGCTGTTGTGGTTCCGGAAACGGTTCTCAAAGACccgaaaaggaggggagagtttcTGTCAGGAGAGGGGCTGTCTAAGGGAGATGATTTCAAGGGAAAACGTGGCTATTTGGGAGGGTTTGCAGCCAATAAACGGGCCCGGAAGAACCCAAATTATCACCGTGTATTTAAATATGGGGTTTAATCGGAAGAAGTCTGCACCGGGAGATGGTTTAGTATTTTTCTGCTTGGGGTCGAGCTGCAGTCTAAACTCATTGTCTTGTCCTTATCTGCCTCAGACACACAAGCGGTAGGAGGGAGTTTAGCCAGATAGCAGGGCTGGAGTGGCACAACAAGAAATTGGCCGGAAAAGGATTTTCATGGCGCAAGTGGAAATCCATTTCTAGCAGTTGTCGGGGAATGGTGAGGAGTGGTGGCCTAGCGGTGGGCAAGATGCCAAGGGCAAATGGCACAAGTACCGTTGTTCACTGGGGTAGGAGAAAGGGCTGCTgggatttgtcagtcagtcaatagtcagtcggatttattgagcgcttactgtgtgcagagcactgtcctagagaagcagcatgtcctagtagatagagcatgggcctggaagtgggaaggtcatgggttctaatcccggccccgccacttgtcttttgtgggaacttgagcaagtcatttcacttctctctaatcctttaaaatgaggattaagactgggagccttaggTGGGGCCCGGAATGTgcctaacccgattatcttgatctaccacagtgcctgacacacagtaagcgtgtaacacataccataattattatcatcattattactaagctcttgggataataAAACTTATCATTAtaacagaaacactccctgcccacaacaagctcactgtctagagggattTGAATTCTTCTCTGGGTCTTTCAAGGGAGAAAACAGCTGGGGTTGGGTGTGTGGGGAGGACAGAGCCCCCGAGAGCAGTAGATTTACC
It includes:
- the KCTD16 gene encoding BTB/POZ domain-containing protein KCTD16, which codes for MALSGNCRTSLPPRDLGILPSSFPDVVELNVGGQVYFTRHSTLTGIPHSFLWKMFSPKRDLANDLAKDCKGRFFIDRDGFLFRYILDYLRDKQVVLPDHFPERGRLKREAEYFQLPDLVRLLTPEEVRQSPDDYCHSDFEEGSQGSDTRICAPSSLLPADRKWGFITVGYRGSCLVGRESQTDAKFRRVPRILVCGRIALAKEVFGETLNESRDPDRAPERYTSRFYLKFKHLERAFDMLSECGFHMVACNSSVTASLVSQYTDDKVWSSYTEYVFYREPSRWSSSHCHCCCKNMKGDKGGESGTSCNELSTSSCDSQSEASSPQETVICGPVTRQSNIQTLDRPSKKGPVQLVQQSEMRRKSDLLRTLTTGSRESNVSKKKSAKEKLSIEEELEKCIQDFLKIKIPDRFPERKHPWQSELLRKYHL